Proteins encoded by one window of Nocardioides euryhalodurans:
- a CDS encoding GntP family permease yields MDIQLLLALVVGISTIVVLVLRTRLDAFAALLIAALVTGSIAGSAPTDTITSITTGFGTTLGSIGIVIGLGVAVGKILEVSGGADSLAKAFLRAFGKGREPWAMGSTGALVSIPVFCDSGYVIMNPLARSIARVKQGGYVTLALALGCGMTLTHHLVPPTPGPLGVAGILGADLGGLILVGLLFSVLLLPVVVAYAKWIGPKLESEINAEVRNAVYESATVGSGGHGGTGTGTVVDDPATSSGERPERKKLGAGVASLPLLVPLLLIVLNTAATAIDRSNQGVLGPEDDYTASGWAATLAFIGNPVVALLIGLVLAVYVLLPRWTPREKVSGWLADAAASAGLILLITGAGGALGQVLRDSGVGDELAEAIAGTGLPGILVPFLVATLVRLAQGSGTVAMITAAGVSAPLVTGLGLDPLAAALACCAGSMVFSYFNDSYFWVVTRFTGLDGVAALKGWSGITTAAWAGSIPLVLLAGWLL; encoded by the coding sequence ATGGACATCCAGCTGCTGCTCGCCCTCGTGGTCGGCATCTCGACGATCGTCGTGCTGGTGCTGCGCACCCGCCTCGACGCCTTCGCCGCGCTGCTGATCGCCGCCCTGGTCACGGGCTCCATCGCGGGCTCCGCCCCCACCGACACCATCACCTCGATCACCACCGGATTCGGTACGACGCTGGGGAGCATCGGCATCGTGATCGGCCTCGGCGTCGCGGTCGGCAAGATCCTCGAGGTCTCGGGAGGTGCCGACTCGCTCGCGAAGGCCTTCCTCCGGGCCTTCGGCAAGGGCCGCGAACCGTGGGCGATGGGCTCGACCGGTGCGCTGGTCTCGATCCCGGTGTTCTGCGACTCCGGCTACGTGATCATGAACCCGCTCGCCCGCTCGATCGCCCGCGTCAAGCAGGGCGGCTACGTCACCCTCGCCCTGGCGCTCGGGTGCGGCATGACGCTGACCCACCACCTGGTCCCGCCGACACCGGGCCCGCTCGGCGTCGCCGGCATCCTCGGCGCCGACCTCGGCGGCCTGATCCTGGTCGGACTGCTCTTCTCGGTGCTGCTGCTCCCCGTCGTCGTGGCGTACGCGAAGTGGATCGGCCCCAAGCTCGAGTCGGAGATCAACGCGGAGGTCCGCAACGCGGTCTACGAGTCGGCCACCGTCGGCAGCGGCGGCCACGGCGGGACCGGGACCGGGACCGTCGTCGACGACCCGGCCACCTCCTCCGGGGAGCGTCCCGAGCGCAAGAAGCTCGGCGCCGGCGTCGCCTCGCTGCCGCTGCTGGTCCCGCTCCTGCTGATCGTGCTCAACACCGCTGCCACCGCGATCGACCGGAGCAACCAGGGCGTGCTCGGCCCCGAGGACGACTACACCGCGTCGGGCTGGGCCGCGACCCTCGCCTTCATCGGCAACCCCGTCGTCGCGCTGCTCATCGGCCTGGTGCTGGCCGTCTACGTGCTGCTGCCGCGCTGGACCCCGCGCGAGAAGGTGAGCGGCTGGCTCGCCGACGCCGCCGCGTCGGCCGGCCTGATCCTGCTGATCACCGGCGCCGGCGGCGCCCTCGGCCAGGTGCTCCGCGACTCCGGCGTCGGCGACGAGCTCGCCGAGGCCATCGCCGGCACCGGACTTCCCGGCATCCTGGTGCCGTTCCTCGTGGCGACGCTGGTCCGGCTCGCGCAGGGCTCCGGCACGGTCGCGATGATCACGGCGGCCGGTGTCTCGGCGCCCCTGGTCACCGGGCTGGGCCTCGACCCGCTCGCTGCGGCGCTCGCCTGCTGCGCCGGGTCGATGGTCTTCAGCTACTTCAACGACTCCTACTTCTGGGTCGTCACCCGCTTCACCGGACTCGACGGGGTGGCGGCGCTCAAGGGCTGGTCCGGCATCACCACCGCAGCCTGGGCCGGTTCGATCCCGCTGGTGCTGCTGGCAGGCTGGCTGCTGTGA
- a CDS encoding four-carbon acid sugar kinase family protein, with protein sequence MTEAAERGTVLVVADDLTGANATAAGLARARLRAVTVTDADHPEVVAEFVSRFDAVVVSANNRHATPEAAADDVRRAVRAGWPATLVANRIDSTLRGNIGATTQALVEELRDLVAGPVVALCVPAHPDAQRQTVAGVQLLAGRRLEETELAADPRSPIARSDVAGLLAAQTDLPIVSLPLETVTGPVEGLVEALAEAVRSGAGIVVADALTLDHVDRVAAAAVRVERVTWLSVDPGPATVALARALGLGSGSEGSPYLAVSGSATDLTRRQLARLQAVRPVHVVRLALDADGLPDADATTAALVPAIAAAGAGEVVLLASALGDGDLLAPAVRSLVPAALARAARRALESERVDGLYLTGGDLAAACFTELAADGLDVADEVVPLAVAGSFVGGPWSGLPVVTKGGLVGDDDTTVACLAFLEQAAEAGRRHVQPARTRVR encoded by the coding sequence GTGACCGAGGCCGCCGAGCGGGGCACGGTGCTGGTCGTCGCCGACGACCTGACCGGCGCCAACGCCACCGCGGCCGGGCTCGCACGGGCCCGGCTGCGGGCGGTCACCGTGACCGACGCCGACCATCCCGAGGTCGTCGCGGAGTTCGTGTCCCGGTTCGACGCGGTGGTCGTCTCGGCCAACAACCGGCACGCCACCCCCGAGGCAGCCGCCGACGACGTACGCCGGGCGGTGCGGGCCGGCTGGCCGGCGACCCTGGTCGCCAACCGGATCGACTCCACGCTGCGCGGCAACATCGGCGCCACCACGCAGGCGCTCGTCGAGGAGCTGCGCGACCTCGTCGCGGGGCCGGTCGTCGCGCTCTGCGTCCCGGCCCATCCCGACGCGCAGCGGCAGACCGTGGCCGGCGTACAGCTGCTCGCCGGCCGCCGGCTCGAGGAGACCGAGCTCGCCGCCGACCCGCGCTCACCGATCGCCCGCTCGGACGTGGCCGGGCTGCTCGCCGCCCAGACCGACCTGCCGATCGTGTCGCTCCCGCTCGAGACCGTCACCGGCCCGGTCGAGGGGCTGGTCGAGGCGCTCGCCGAGGCGGTCCGCTCCGGGGCGGGCATCGTCGTGGCGGACGCGCTGACCCTCGACCACGTCGACCGGGTGGCGGCGGCCGCCGTACGCGTCGAGCGGGTGACCTGGCTCAGCGTCGACCCCGGCCCGGCGACGGTCGCCCTGGCACGTGCGCTCGGGCTCGGGAGCGGCAGCGAGGGGTCGCCGTACCTCGCCGTCAGCGGCTCCGCGACCGATCTCACCCGGCGCCAGCTCGCCCGGCTGCAGGCGGTGCGGCCGGTCCACGTCGTCCGTCTCGCGCTCGACGCCGACGGGCTCCCCGACGCCGACGCGACCACGGCCGCCCTCGTCCCGGCGATCGCCGCTGCCGGTGCCGGCGAGGTCGTGCTGCTGGCCTCGGCGCTCGGCGACGGCGACCTGCTCGCCCCCGCGGTGCGCTCGCTGGTGCCCGCCGCCCTTGCACGGGCCGCCCGTCGGGCCCTCGAGTCCGAGCGCGTCGACGGCCTCTACCTCACCGGCGGCGACCTCGCCGCTGCCTGCTTCACCGAGCTCGCGGCCGACGGCCTGGACGTCGCCGACGAGGTGGTCCCGCTCGCCGTCGCCGGGAGCTTCGTCGGCGGCCCGTGGTCCGGGCTGCCGGTCGTCACCAAGGGCGGCCTGGTCGGCGACGACGACACCACGGTCGCCTGCCTCGCCTTCCTCGAGCAGGCAGCCGAGGCCGGCCGCCGCCACGTCCAGCCCGCGCGGACCCGCGTCCGCTGA
- the pdxA gene encoding 4-hydroxythreonine-4-phosphate dehydrogenase PdxA — MTTKPSTPVLALTLGDPVGIGPEITVRTLAEYAGDPGHHGIAVGDAAAVRRAVAATGLDVEVREVTGFDTPSAGEGVVDVLDIGVLGDQELAWGQVDATAGRAAVTAIEVATKAALDGQVDGVVTGPINKEAIWASGSEHLGHTEMLGELTGVTKQDTMFVVRSRHAPDHHLRVFFATRHVSLRKALDQLTKDRQVDSIRRALQALEVYGVDQPTLAVAAVNPHGGENGAFGREELDEIIPACEELRAEGLPVHGPVPADSVFHQGLEGRFEGVLSQYHDQGHIAAKTYDFDGTISVTVGLPILRTSVDHGTAFDIAGTGRADHGTMRSAYLAAVDYAPFVPRMRSAYGS; from the coding sequence ATGACCACGAAGCCCAGCACCCCCGTCCTCGCCCTGACCCTCGGCGACCCCGTCGGCATCGGACCGGAGATCACCGTCCGGACCCTGGCGGAGTACGCCGGCGACCCCGGCCACCACGGCATCGCGGTCGGTGACGCGGCCGCCGTACGGCGCGCCGTCGCCGCGACGGGGCTCGACGTCGAGGTCCGCGAGGTCACCGGGTTCGACACCCCGTCGGCCGGGGAGGGCGTCGTCGACGTCCTCGACATCGGGGTCCTCGGCGACCAGGAGCTCGCCTGGGGCCAGGTCGACGCGACGGCCGGCAGGGCCGCTGTCACCGCCATCGAGGTCGCGACCAAGGCCGCGCTCGACGGGCAGGTCGACGGCGTGGTGACCGGTCCGATCAACAAGGAGGCGATCTGGGCGAGCGGCAGCGAGCACCTCGGCCACACCGAGATGCTCGGCGAGCTCACCGGCGTCACCAAGCAGGACACCATGTTCGTCGTCCGGTCCCGCCACGCCCCCGACCACCACCTCCGCGTCTTCTTCGCGACCCGGCACGTGTCGCTGCGCAAGGCGCTCGACCAGCTCACGAAGGACCGGCAGGTCGACTCGATCCGCCGGGCGCTGCAGGCGCTCGAGGTCTACGGCGTGGACCAGCCGACGCTCGCGGTCGCCGCGGTCAACCCGCACGGCGGCGAGAACGGCGCGTTCGGGCGCGAGGAGCTCGACGAGATCATCCCCGCCTGCGAGGAGCTGCGGGCCGAGGGGCTGCCGGTCCACGGGCCGGTGCCCGCCGACTCGGTGTTCCACCAAGGGCTCGAGGGTCGCTTCGAGGGCGTGCTCTCGCAGTACCACGACCAGGGCCACATCGCCGCCAAGACCTACGACTTCGACGGCACCATCTCGGTGACCGTCGGGCTGCCGATCCTGCGCACGTCGGTCGACCACGGCACGGCCTTCGACATCGCAGGCACCGGGCGGGCCGACCACGGCACGATGCGCTCGGCGTACCTCGCGGCGGTCGACTACGCCCCGTTCGTGCCGCGGATGCGCAGCGCCTACGGTTCCTGA
- a CDS encoding DeoR/GlpR family DNA-binding transcription regulator, which yields MSTARAGTRARHAVLLRLLREGVTSVEELAARSGVSASTVRRDLARLREDGAVARTYGGAMVTPFHERSVGDSARVRTEAKAAIARLARPLVTPGARVFLDAGTTCGALARLLAADETLGPLTVVTRGLETAVVLADAEHVELHLLGGQVRRLSHGLVGPMADLALERMSFDVAFLGADAVDPARGVGEPTIEETTLKERVASVALQTLVLADASKVGATAPSWTRMPGPWTLVTETPGEDLADSCAAHDVVLLAP from the coding sequence ATGAGCACCGCCCGGGCCGGGACCCGCGCCCGCCACGCCGTCCTGCTGCGGCTGCTGCGGGAGGGCGTGACCTCCGTCGAGGAGCTCGCTGCTCGCTCCGGGGTCTCGGCCTCGACGGTGCGGCGCGACCTCGCCCGGCTGCGCGAGGACGGCGCGGTGGCCCGGACGTACGGCGGCGCGATGGTCACGCCGTTCCACGAGCGCTCGGTGGGCGACAGCGCCCGCGTCCGGACCGAGGCCAAGGCGGCCATCGCGCGGCTGGCCCGGCCGCTGGTGACGCCCGGCGCCCGGGTGTTCCTCGACGCCGGCACGACCTGCGGTGCGCTGGCGAGGCTGCTCGCCGCCGACGAGACGCTCGGCCCGTTGACCGTCGTCACCCGGGGGCTCGAGACGGCGGTGGTGCTGGCCGACGCCGAGCACGTGGAGCTCCACCTCCTCGGTGGTCAGGTGCGCCGGCTCAGCCACGGGCTGGTCGGGCCGATGGCCGACCTGGCCCTGGAGCGGATGTCCTTCGACGTCGCCTTCCTCGGTGCGGATGCCGTCGACCCGGCGCGTGGGGTCGGCGAGCCGACGATCGAGGAGACCACCCTCAAGGAACGGGTCGCGAGCGTGGCGCTGCAGACCCTGGTCCTCGCCGACGCCTCCAAGGTCGGCGCCACCGCGCCCTCCTGGACCCGGATGCCCGGCCCCTGGACCCTCGTCACCGAGACGCCCGGCGAGGACCTCGCCGACTCTTGTGCGGCCCACGACGTGGTGCTGCTCGCCCCCTGA
- a CDS encoding carboxyl transferase domain-containing protein codes for MTDRLSAHALVDLVLDEGSWQGWDTPPDRTGVSDAYAAELDRAAGRSGVDESVVCGEGLMRGRRVAVLVGEFGFLAGSIGRAAADRLVTAVERATREGLPLLAAPVSGGTRMQEGTPAFVQMVRISQAVAAHKSAGLPYLVYLRNPTTGGVMASWGSLGHVTVAEPGALVGFLGPRVYEALYGRPFPEGVQTAENLYAHGIIDAVIAPDRIADILDRALTILMAPRLGIGGVPEPGDDPVPDVDTWDVVTRSRRTDRPGVRRLLKYAATDVVPLNGTGQGEADPGLMIALVRFGAAPCVFLGQDRRGQTTDHPLGPEALREARRGMRLASELGLPLLTVIDTQGAALSPDAENGGLAGEIARCLSDLVTLDAPTLCLMLGEGNGGGALALLPADRVVAAQHAWLSPLPPEGASAIVHRDTAHAPDMARAQQVRAIDLHRLGVVDRIVAELPDAADEPEAFCQRIGAVLEHELATLLATGPGSPADRASRYR; via the coding sequence GTGACCGACCGGCTCTCCGCCCACGCCCTCGTCGACCTGGTGCTCGACGAGGGTTCGTGGCAGGGCTGGGACACCCCGCCCGACCGGACCGGCGTCTCCGACGCGTACGCCGCGGAGCTGGACCGGGCCGCCGGGCGCAGCGGCGTCGACGAGTCGGTCGTCTGCGGCGAGGGCCTGATGCGCGGGCGCCGGGTCGCGGTGCTGGTCGGCGAGTTCGGCTTCCTGGCAGGCTCGATCGGACGGGCGGCCGCGGACCGGCTGGTCACAGCGGTCGAGCGCGCCACCCGCGAGGGACTGCCGCTGCTCGCGGCGCCGGTCAGCGGTGGCACCCGGATGCAGGAGGGCACGCCCGCCTTCGTCCAGATGGTCCGGATCTCGCAGGCGGTCGCGGCCCACAAGTCTGCCGGCCTCCCCTACCTCGTCTACCTCCGCAACCCGACCACGGGCGGGGTCATGGCGTCGTGGGGCTCGCTCGGCCACGTGACGGTCGCCGAGCCGGGCGCGCTCGTGGGCTTCCTGGGCCCGCGGGTCTACGAGGCGCTCTACGGACGGCCGTTCCCCGAGGGGGTGCAGACCGCCGAGAACCTCTACGCCCACGGGATCATCGACGCCGTCATCGCCCCCGACCGGATCGCCGACATCCTCGACCGCGCGCTGACGATCCTGATGGCGCCCCGGCTGGGCATCGGAGGTGTGCCCGAGCCCGGCGACGACCCGGTCCCCGACGTCGACACGTGGGACGTGGTCACCCGCTCCCGACGGACCGACCGGCCCGGCGTACGCCGGCTGCTGAAGTACGCCGCCACCGACGTCGTCCCCCTCAACGGCACCGGCCAGGGCGAGGCCGACCCCGGGCTGATGATCGCGCTGGTCCGCTTCGGCGCGGCACCGTGCGTGTTCCTCGGCCAGGACCGTCGCGGCCAGACCACCGACCACCCGCTCGGCCCCGAGGCGCTCCGGGAGGCGCGCCGCGGGATGCGGCTGGCCAGCGAGCTCGGACTGCCGCTGCTGACCGTGATCGACACCCAGGGCGCGGCGCTCTCCCCCGACGCCGAGAACGGTGGGTTGGCCGGCGAGATCGCCCGCTGCCTCTCCGACCTGGTGACCCTCGACGCGCCGACGCTGTGCCTGATGCTCGGCGAGGGCAACGGCGGCGGGGCGCTCGCCCTGCTCCCCGCCGACCGGGTCGTCGCCGCCCAGCACGCCTGGCTCTCGCCGCTGCCGCCGGAGGGGGCGAGCGCGATCGTCCACCGCGACACCGCGCACGCCCCCGACATGGCCCGCGCCCAGCAGGTCCGCGCGATCGACCTCCACCGGCTCGGTGTCGTCGACCGCATCGTCGCCGAGCTGCCCGACGCCGCCGACGAGCCCGAGGCGTTCTGCCAGCGCATCGGCGCCGTGCTCGAGCACGAGCTGGCCACGCTCCTGGCCACCGGACCCGGCTCTCCCGCCGACCGCGCCAGCCGCTACCGCTGA
- a CDS encoding RNA polymerase sigma factor: MTRSTAGGATPDEIDDLARRAQLGDREALEDLLAAVRPRTLNVCRGVLPHSADAEDACQEALVNVARRIDSWSGHGRFTTWLHVVAVNAARSTYRRLKNQAVPTDVGPLERPDPRTTSVIAGTRLDLLEAMESLEQEHPQFVEPLLLRDVYGLPYDEIAGLLDAPLGTVKAQVHHGRRLVRPMLRGDA; the protein is encoded by the coding sequence ATGACGAGGAGCACCGCAGGCGGCGCGACGCCGGACGAGATCGACGACCTAGCCCGACGCGCCCAGCTGGGCGACCGCGAGGCGCTCGAGGACCTGCTCGCCGCGGTGCGGCCCCGGACGCTGAACGTGTGCCGCGGGGTGCTCCCCCACAGCGCCGACGCCGAGGACGCCTGCCAGGAGGCGCTGGTCAACGTCGCCCGCCGGATCGACTCGTGGAGCGGCCACGGGCGCTTCACGACCTGGCTGCACGTGGTGGCGGTGAACGCCGCACGGTCGACCTACCGCCGGCTCAAGAACCAGGCCGTTCCCACCGACGTCGGCCCCCTGGAACGACCCGACCCCCGCACGACCAGCGTCATCGCCGGCACCCGGCTCGACCTGCTCGAGGCGATGGAGTCCCTGGAGCAGGAGCATCCCCAGTTCGTCGAGCCGCTGCTGCTCCGTGACGTCTACGGCCTCCCCTACGACGAGATCGCGGGGCTGCTCGACGCGCCGCTCGGCACGGTCAAGGCGCAGGTCCACCACGGTCGCCGGCTGGTCAGGCCGATGCTGCGCGGCGACGCCTGA
- a CDS encoding serine/threonine-protein kinase → MPSRIGRYAVRRRIGSGGFATVWLAYDEELDSPVAVKVLAENWTEDGHVRRRFQEEGRFLRKVESPHVVAVYDAGELDDGRPYLVMSYADQGTLADRLEVEGLTTGQAFEVVRQVGLGLTALHERGVLHRDVKPANVLFRTVDTREGGGGQQIRAMLADLGLGKALDMSSRLTVIAGTPSFVAPEQAQGERLDGRADLYSLAALTFLLLSGRAPFTHASLSAAADPGPAPGLSQPERPFRPEVEAVVRRGLEPDREQRWTDVAAFVSALEAALQPQLGAEPDGRAPGLPGPWLPLDPNLTQPGPRPTSLPDEEPLTPPEPPTRPRPTRARVLALALVAVLVVVTGAAAGYALRRGQDRAVEVEDVTGSLRVTVPETWSGSTVAGQWRPPGQSQVLPALSVGTDPDWHHGEAGAEGVFVGVLAAEDLPEQLPGHEECETVLAPVGDTVGQDPLLTQVSLGCPGVIVERVRQVASNRSLWIQVRSDSRSRAYEVLGSVEVPGF, encoded by the coding sequence ATGCCCTCTCGGATCGGCCGCTACGCGGTGCGTCGACGCATCGGGTCGGGCGGGTTCGCCACCGTGTGGCTCGCCTACGACGAGGAGCTGGACTCCCCGGTCGCGGTGAAGGTGCTCGCGGAGAACTGGACCGAGGACGGCCACGTCCGGCGCCGCTTCCAGGAGGAGGGTCGGTTCCTCCGCAAGGTGGAGTCACCCCACGTGGTGGCGGTCTACGACGCCGGTGAGCTCGACGACGGCCGTCCCTACCTCGTGATGTCGTACGCCGACCAGGGCACCCTGGCCGACCGGCTGGAGGTCGAGGGGCTGACGACCGGCCAGGCGTTCGAGGTGGTCCGCCAGGTCGGGCTGGGGCTGACCGCGCTCCACGAGCGGGGCGTGCTCCACCGCGACGTGAAGCCGGCCAACGTCCTCTTCCGGACCGTCGACACGCGCGAGGGCGGCGGCGGCCAGCAGATCCGCGCGATGCTCGCCGACCTCGGCCTCGGCAAGGCGCTCGACATGTCCTCGCGGCTGACCGTGATCGCCGGGACCCCGTCGTTCGTGGCGCCGGAGCAGGCGCAGGGCGAGCGGCTCGACGGGCGCGCCGACCTCTACTCCCTGGCCGCGCTCACCTTCCTGCTCCTCTCCGGCCGGGCACCCTTCACGCACGCGTCGCTCTCGGCCGCTGCCGACCCCGGCCCCGCTCCCGGGCTGTCGCAGCCCGAGCGGCCGTTCCGGCCCGAGGTCGAGGCCGTCGTACGCCGGGGGCTGGAGCCGGACCGGGAGCAGCGCTGGACCGACGTCGCGGCGTTCGTGTCCGCCCTCGAGGCCGCCCTGCAGCCGCAGCTGGGCGCGGAGCCGGACGGGCGTGCGCCCGGGCTGCCGGGACCGTGGCTGCCGCTCGACCCGAACCTCACCCAGCCCGGTCCTCGGCCGACGTCGCTGCCCGACGAGGAGCCGCTGACGCCGCCGGAACCACCCACGCGGCCCCGGCCGACCCGGGCCCGGGTGCTCGCGCTCGCGCTGGTGGCGGTGCTGGTCGTGGTCACCGGAGCGGCAGCCGGCTACGCGCTCCGGCGGGGGCAGGACCGCGCGGTGGAGGTCGAGGACGTCACCGGCTCGCTGAGGGTGACAGTCCCCGAGACGTGGTCGGGCTCGACCGTCGCGGGCCAGTGGAGGCCGCCCGGGCAGTCGCAGGTCCTGCCCGCGCTGTCGGTCGGGACCGACCCCGACTGGCACCACGGGGAGGCCGGTGCAGAGGGCGTCTTCGTCGGCGTGCTCGCGGCCGAGGACCTGCCCGAGCAGCTGCCCGGCCACGAGGAGTGCGAGACGGTCCTCGCGCCGGTCGGCGACACCGTCGGCCAGGACCCGCTGCTCACCCAGGTCTCGCTCGGCTGTCCGGGCGTCATCGTCGAGCGCGTCCGGCAGGTGGCGAGCAACCGCTCCCTGTGGATCCAGGTCCGCAGCGACAGCCGGTCGCGGGCCTACGAGGTGCTGGGCTCGGTGGAGGTCCCGGGGTTCTGA
- the paaN gene encoding phenylacetic acid degradation protein PaaN, translating to MTHDLLSQHRDRLDAAVAASATRAYFSAFDESPSPRVYGEDAAPAGKAAFDAWLGQAFPLETPGSVGTVATEKSPFGIDLGVRYPRVPATDEAVGTLLAAASAGMRDWRDAGPEGRTGVCLEILDRLHGRVFELANAVQHTSGQAFVMAFQAGGAHALDRALEAIAYSWVEMTRTPSTARWEKPGRVPITMEKTFTVVPRGVALVVGCNTFPTWNSWPGLFASLVTGNPVVVKPHPGAVLPLAITVQACREVLAEEGFDPDLVTLAAEDPADGLAAVLAVRPEVRLIDFTGGNAFGDWLEEHARQATVFTEKAGVNTVVVDSTDSFGAMCQNLAFSFALYTGQMCTAPQNVYLPAAGISTDDGVKTPTEVAAGIGAAFEKLLGDDARAVELLGGVVNPGVLERLEAAGSHGEVLVPSRTVTHPAYADATVRTPTIVGLTAEDAEVYEQECFGPVAYLISTEGTDQSIDLFRDTVQRHGAMTASVYSTSDDVVAAMREAALDAGVALSENLLGGVFVNQSAAYSDFHGTGANPAANASYTDGAYVASRFRVVQSRRHVD from the coding sequence ATGACCCACGACCTGCTCTCCCAGCACCGCGACCGGCTCGACGCCGCGGTCGCCGCCAGCGCCACCCGGGCGTACTTCTCGGCCTTCGACGAGTCGCCGTCGCCCCGGGTCTACGGCGAGGACGCGGCGCCCGCCGGGAAGGCGGCGTTCGACGCCTGGTTGGGGCAGGCCTTCCCGCTGGAGACGCCGGGGAGCGTCGGCACGGTGGCGACCGAGAAGTCGCCCTTCGGGATCGACCTCGGCGTGCGCTACCCGCGCGTGCCGGCGACCGACGAGGCCGTCGGCACGCTGCTGGCCGCTGCCTCCGCGGGCATGCGCGACTGGCGCGACGCCGGGCCCGAGGGTCGGACCGGCGTCTGCCTGGAGATCCTCGACCGGCTGCACGGCCGCGTCTTCGAGCTCGCCAACGCCGTCCAGCACACCAGCGGCCAGGCCTTCGTGATGGCCTTCCAGGCCGGGGGCGCCCATGCTCTCGACCGCGCCCTCGAGGCGATCGCCTACTCCTGGGTCGAGATGACCCGGACGCCGAGCACGGCGCGCTGGGAGAAGCCGGGACGGGTGCCGATCACGATGGAGAAGACCTTCACCGTGGTGCCCCGCGGCGTGGCGCTGGTCGTCGGCTGCAACACCTTCCCCACCTGGAACTCCTGGCCCGGCCTCTTCGCCTCGCTGGTCACCGGCAACCCGGTCGTCGTCAAGCCGCACCCGGGAGCGGTGCTGCCGCTCGCGATCACGGTCCAGGCGTGCCGCGAGGTGCTGGCCGAGGAGGGCTTCGACCCCGACCTCGTGACGCTGGCCGCCGAGGACCCTGCCGACGGCCTGGCGGCCGTCCTCGCCGTCCGCCCGGAGGTGCGGCTGATCGACTTCACCGGCGGCAACGCGTTCGGCGACTGGCTCGAGGAGCACGCCCGGCAGGCGACCGTCTTCACGGAGAAGGCCGGCGTCAACACCGTCGTCGTCGACTCCACCGACAGCTTCGGGGCGATGTGCCAGAACCTCGCCTTCTCCTTCGCCCTCTACACCGGCCAGATGTGCACAGCGCCCCAGAACGTCTACCTCCCGGCCGCCGGCATCAGCACCGACGACGGGGTGAAGACGCCCACCGAGGTCGCGGCGGGGATCGGCGCCGCCTTCGAGAAGCTGCTCGGTGACGACGCGCGTGCGGTCGAGCTGCTCGGCGGCGTGGTCAACCCGGGCGTGCTCGAGCGGCTCGAGGCTGCCGGGTCCCACGGCGAGGTGCTGGTCCCGTCGCGGACCGTCACCCACCCCGCGTACGCCGACGCCACCGTGCGGACGCCCACCATCGTCGGGCTGACCGCGGAGGACGCCGAGGTCTACGAGCAGGAGTGCTTCGGCCCGGTGGCCTACCTCATCTCCACCGAGGGCACCGACCAGTCGATCGACCTCTTCCGCGACACCGTCCAGCGGCACGGCGCGATGACGGCCTCGGTCTACTCCACCTCCGACGACGTGGTCGCCGCCATGCGTGAGGCTGCCCTCGACGCCGGGGTCGCGCTGAGCGAGAACCTGCTCGGCGGGGTCTTCGTCAACCAGTCGGCGGCCTACTCCGACTTCCACGGCACCGGCGCCAACCCGGCGGCCAACGCCTCCTACACCGACGGCGCCTACGTCGCCTCGCGGTTCCGGGTCGTGCAGTCGAGGCGGCACGTCGACTGA